From Parafrankia irregularis, the proteins below share one genomic window:
- a CDS encoding histone-like nucleoid-structuring protein Lsr2 gives MAQKTIVSLIDDLSGEEADETVRFGLDGAQYEIDLSEKNATKLRESLAPFVTAARRSGGRAASGRRGARAASRRTGGTDRTADIREWARSNGYTVSDRGRIASNIVEAYDKAH, from the coding sequence ATGGCCCAGAAGACCATCGTCTCGTTGATTGACGATCTCAGCGGAGAAGAGGCCGACGAGACAGTCCGGTTCGGACTGGACGGCGCACAGTATGAGATCGACCTGTCGGAGAAGAACGCCACGAAGTTGCGGGAGTCGCTGGCGCCGTTCGTCACCGCCGCTCGTCGTTCCGGCGGGCGCGCTGCCAGTGGCCGGCGTGGCGCCCGGGCCGCTTCGCGGCGTACCGGTGGAACCGACCGCACCGCCGACATTCGTGAGTGGGCGCGCAGCAACGGCTACACGGTGAGTGACCGTGGGCGTATCGCGTCGAACATCGTTGAGGCGTACGACAAGGCTCACTGA
- a CDS encoding DUF7455 domain-containing protein, with protein MTGTTTKPTLTNLDRCDRCGAQAYVRVVLPGGGDLLFCRHHAKSHDSKLRSVAVEYHDETEKLSVS; from the coding sequence GTGACAGGGACTACCACGAAGCCGACGCTGACCAACCTCGACCGTTGCGACAGGTGCGGCGCACAGGCCTACGTCCGGGTCGTTCTGCCTGGGGGCGGAGACCTGCTGTTCTGCCGCCACCACGCGAAGTCGCACGACTCCAAGCTCCGCTCGGTCGCGGTCGAGTACCACGACGAGACCGAAAAGCTGAGTGTCTCCTGA
- the moaA gene encoding GTP 3',8-cyclase MoaA: MRLTDSYGRVATDLRVSLTDRCNLRCAYCMPAEGLDWLPSAEVLTDDEVLRLVGIAVTRLGVTEIRLTGGEPTLRPGLVHLVERMSALSPRPEISLTTNGLRLGGLAADLAAAGLDRVNVSLDTLHPDRFARMTRRDRLDDVLAGLAAASEAGLTPVKVNAVLVRGLNDDEAAALLRWSLRLGYELRFIEQMPLDAQHGWRRTEMVTAGEIMELLRAEFTLEPMPGRGSAPAERFSVDGGPGTVGVIGSVSAPFCAACDRVRLTADGQVRNCLFAREESDLRGPMRAGADDEDLAQRWRHAVWGKHAGHGIDAPGFRQPQRPMSAIGG; encoded by the coding sequence ATGCGGCTAACCGATTCCTACGGGCGAGTCGCGACTGACCTGCGGGTGTCGCTGACCGACAGGTGCAATCTGCGTTGCGCCTACTGCATGCCCGCCGAAGGCCTCGACTGGCTGCCGAGCGCCGAGGTGCTGACCGACGACGAGGTGCTGCGGCTGGTCGGGATCGCGGTGACCCGCCTGGGCGTCACGGAGATCCGGCTGACGGGCGGCGAACCCACGCTGCGCCCCGGTCTGGTGCACCTGGTCGAGCGGATGTCGGCGTTGTCGCCCCGGCCCGAGATCTCGCTCACGACGAACGGCCTGCGGCTCGGTGGCCTGGCCGCCGACCTCGCCGCCGCCGGCCTCGACCGGGTCAACGTCTCCCTGGACACCCTTCACCCAGACCGTTTCGCCCGGATGACCCGCCGTGACCGGTTGGACGACGTTCTGGCGGGCCTGGCCGCGGCGTCCGAGGCCGGTCTGACTCCTGTCAAGGTCAACGCGGTACTCGTCCGTGGCCTGAACGACGACGAGGCCGCCGCCCTGCTGCGCTGGAGCCTGCGGCTGGGGTACGAGCTGAGGTTCATCGAGCAGATGCCGCTCGACGCGCAGCACGGCTGGCGCCGCACGGAGATGGTCACCGCCGGCGAGATCATGGAGCTGCTTCGGGCGGAGTTCACCCTGGAGCCGATGCCCGGGCGGGGCAGTGCCCCGGCCGAGCGGTTCAGCGTTGATGGTGGCCCCGGCACCGTCGGCGTGATCGGCTCGGTGTCGGCGCCGTTCTGCGCCGCCTGCGACCGGGTGCGGCTCACCGCCGACGGCCAGGTGCGCAACTGCCTGTTCGCGCGGGAGGAGTCCGATCTGCGCGGGCCGATGCGTGCGGGCGCCGACGACGAGGACCTGGCGCAGCGGTGGCGGCACGCGGTCTGGGGCAAGCATGCCGGCCACGGCATCGACGCCCCCGGCTTCCGCCAGCCGCAGCGGCCGATGTCCGCGATCGGCGGATGA
- the ppgK gene encoding polyphosphate--glucose phosphotransferase: protein MRVFGVDIGGTGIKGAPVDIEDGTLAAPRFRIPTPRPADPESVARTVAQVVEHFDWSGPVGATFPAVIKSGVARTAANVDPSWVDTDVSATLSTALGSALGGTEVSVVNDADAAGVAEMAFGAGRDTSGLVVMTTFGTGIGTALFLHGQLVPNTELGHLEIHGHDAETKASEAAREREDLSWDKWAKRVNRYLATVEALLWPDLIIIGGGASKKADKFFDHLQLRTKVVPAQLQNDAGIIGAALVAVGDQTRPRPVPRPTRRRGPATRPPGGRRP, encoded by the coding sequence ATGCGGGTCTTCGGGGTCGACATCGGCGGAACCGGCATCAAGGGCGCCCCGGTTGACATCGAGGACGGAACGCTCGCCGCGCCCCGTTTCCGGATTCCCACGCCCCGTCCGGCGGACCCGGAGTCGGTGGCCCGGACCGTCGCCCAGGTGGTCGAGCACTTCGACTGGTCGGGTCCGGTCGGCGCGACCTTCCCCGCCGTGATCAAGTCCGGGGTCGCGCGCACCGCGGCGAACGTCGATCCAAGCTGGGTGGACACCGATGTGTCCGCGACGTTGTCCACCGCGCTCGGCTCGGCTCTGGGCGGCACCGAGGTCTCCGTCGTCAACGACGCCGACGCCGCCGGAGTCGCCGAGATGGCCTTCGGCGCCGGGCGCGACACGTCCGGTCTCGTCGTCATGACGACCTTCGGCACCGGCATCGGCACTGCGCTGTTCCTCCACGGGCAGCTGGTCCCCAACACCGAGCTGGGGCATCTGGAGATCCACGGCCACGACGCGGAGACGAAGGCCTCCGAGGCGGCCCGGGAGCGCGAGGACCTCTCCTGGGACAAGTGGGCCAAGCGCGTGAACCGGTATCTGGCCACGGTCGAGGCCCTGCTCTGGCCAGATCTGATCATCATCGGCGGCGGTGCGAGCAAGAAGGCCGACAAGTTCTTCGATCATCTCCAGCTGCGGACGAAGGTCGTCCCCGCGCAGCTCCAGAACGATGCGGGGATCATCGGCGCCGCCCTCGTCGCCGTCGGTGACCAGACCCGCCCGCGGCCGGTGCCACGACCGACCCGCCGCCGCGGCCCGGCGACGAGGCCCCCCGGCGGCCGGCGCCCCTGA
- a CDS encoding DUF6457 domain-containing protein, whose translation MASTSTNTNTKRPEDGGIEAVLDGWTARVVSVLGLAPDSVDATLVLDLTRDVAHGVARPAAPLTAFLVGLAAGRAGGDSSAVRAAVDTVLALLPSGDGAGDGEP comes from the coding sequence ATGGCGAGCACGAGCACGAACACGAACACGAAGCGGCCGGAGGACGGCGGGATCGAGGCCGTCCTGGATGGGTGGACGGCCCGGGTGGTCTCCGTGCTCGGGCTCGCGCCCGACAGCGTCGACGCCACGCTCGTTCTCGACCTCACCCGCGATGTGGCGCACGGTGTCGCCCGGCCGGCGGCTCCGCTGACCGCGTTTCTGGTGGGGCTGGCGGCCGGGCGGGCCGGCGGCGACTCGTCTGCTGTCCGGGCCGCCGTCGACACGGTGCTGGCGCTGCTGCCGTCCGGCGACGGTGCCGGAGATGGCGAGCCGTGA
- a CDS encoding aminopeptidase P family protein has product MASGWAPVDATVAPRDDCAPYTTKRRGLLTTRFPSDTLVVPSGGLHVRANDTDYPFRPGSDFFWLTGCHEPDAVLILHPNAAGDHDAVLYLADRSDRSSSAFYTDRRYGELWVGPRPGVRETTAALDIECRPLPELPEALAQLSPARTRVLRGLDSRVDRAVSRWAPPGTAVDRDAAFAQTLSELRLVKDDFEIARLDEAVAATIVGFTECVTEFGYAATLPNGERWLEGTFWRRARVDGNDVGYGSIVACGPHATTLHWVRDDGPVRPGDLALLDMGVESRSLYTADVTRTLPVNGRFSPLQRQVHEIVYQAQQAGIAAVRPGAAFLDPHRAAMRVIAQALHDWGLLPVTPDESLSEDPKAPGAGLHRRYTLHSTSHMLGLDVHDCAHARDETYRDAALEAGMVLTVEPGLYFQPDDLTVPPELRGIGVRIEDDILVTSQGSRNMSAALPRSADDVEKWMAGEAVRY; this is encoded by the coding sequence ATGGCGAGCGGGTGGGCACCGGTCGACGCGACCGTCGCACCGCGTGACGACTGTGCTCCCTACACCACCAAGCGGCGTGGGCTTCTCACCACAAGATTCCCCTCCGACACACTCGTCGTACCGAGCGGTGGGCTCCATGTGCGGGCGAACGACACCGATTACCCGTTTCGCCCGGGCAGTGACTTCTTCTGGCTCACCGGTTGTCACGAACCGGACGCCGTCCTGATCCTGCATCCCAACGCGGCCGGCGACCATGACGCCGTGCTCTATCTCGCCGACCGTTCCGACCGCTCCAGCTCCGCGTTCTACACCGATCGCCGATACGGCGAACTATGGGTCGGCCCTCGCCCTGGCGTGCGGGAGACCACAGCCGCGCTCGACATCGAATGCAGGCCGCTGCCGGAACTGCCCGAAGCACTCGCCCAGCTCTCTCCGGCAAGGACGAGAGTTCTGCGCGGGCTGGACAGCCGAGTTGATCGGGCGGTGAGCCGCTGGGCGCCGCCCGGCACGGCCGTCGACCGGGATGCCGCGTTCGCCCAGACGCTGTCCGAACTTCGACTGGTCAAGGATGATTTCGAGATCGCGCGGCTGGACGAGGCGGTCGCCGCGACCATTGTCGGCTTCACCGAGTGTGTGACCGAGTTCGGTTATGCGGCGACACTGCCCAACGGTGAGCGTTGGCTGGAGGGAACCTTCTGGCGGCGGGCCCGGGTCGACGGCAACGACGTCGGTTACGGATCCATCGTGGCCTGCGGACCACACGCGACAACACTGCACTGGGTGCGGGATGACGGCCCCGTGCGGCCCGGTGACCTGGCGCTTCTCGACATGGGCGTCGAGAGCCGCTCGCTGTACACCGCGGACGTGACGCGGACGCTGCCGGTGAACGGACGCTTCAGCCCGTTGCAGCGCCAGGTCCATGAGATCGTCTACCAGGCACAACAGGCTGGAATAGCGGCGGTCCGGCCAGGTGCGGCCTTCCTCGATCCACACCGCGCGGCGATGCGGGTGATCGCACAGGCCCTGCACGACTGGGGGCTGCTTCCGGTCACGCCCGACGAGTCACTCAGCGAGGATCCGAAGGCACCGGGTGCCGGTCTGCATCGGCGCTACACGCTGCACTCCACGTCACACATGCTCGGACTGGATGTGCACGACTGCGCGCACGCACGCGACGAGACATACCGGGATGCGGCGCTGGAGGCCGGGATGGTGCTGACCGTCGAACCGGGCCTCTACTTCCAGCCCGATGACCTCACCGTCCCACCGGAGCTTCGTGGGATCGGCGTCCGGATAGAGGACGACATCCTGGTGACGTCACAGGGAAGTCGGAACATGTCGGCCGCGCTCCCGCGTTCGGCCGACGATGTCGAAAAGTGGATGGCCGGCGAAGCCGTCAGGTACTGA
- a CDS encoding YihY/virulence factor BrkB family protein gives MSTTGNEPGRTLAAPEGGLRALQSRALPNSARVAARRALRALTWFRAFARSDGPDRGEAVRDLARRLLQPRSWVPWGALRLARATVANAWRHRVLGLAAEAGFWQLLSMPPLLLALLGAIGYLGDILGGDAVDNVRQSILGGADNLLTASVVDGTVRPTIDQILSRGRPDVISIGFLLSLWTGSTAMATFVNTITIAYGQRDLRSAVRSRLLALWLFMAQVATGVILLPALVLGPSLLSDLLDAGRHPAVDELLRDVFWPVVGVVALAMLTTLYHLALPQRRPWRRALPGAALALFLWLVGSYLLRMYLELVFSNELVYGSLAAPVAALLFFYITALAVLLGAELNAALDERPPRPRRGGEHRARPR, from the coding sequence GTGTCCACCACCGGGAACGAGCCGGGCCGCACCCTGGCTGCCCCGGAAGGTGGGCTGCGTGCACTGCAGAGCCGTGCGCTGCCGAACAGCGCGCGGGTTGCCGCAAGGCGGGCGTTGCGCGCCCTGACCTGGTTCCGGGCGTTCGCGCGGTCGGATGGCCCAGATCGGGGCGAGGCCGTGCGAGATCTTGCCCGTCGGCTGCTGCAACCGAGGTCCTGGGTTCCCTGGGGCGCGCTGCGACTGGCCCGGGCGACGGTCGCCAACGCGTGGCGGCACCGCGTCCTCGGGCTCGCCGCCGAGGCGGGCTTCTGGCAGCTGCTCTCCATGCCACCGCTGCTGCTCGCGCTGCTCGGTGCGATCGGCTACCTCGGCGACATCCTCGGCGGTGATGCCGTCGACAACGTCCGGCAGAGCATCCTCGGCGGTGCCGACAACCTGCTGACCGCGTCGGTGGTCGACGGAACGGTCCGGCCGACGATCGACCAGATCCTCTCTCGCGGCCGCCCGGACGTCATCTCCATCGGTTTCCTGTTGTCCTTGTGGACCGGGTCCACCGCCATGGCGACCTTCGTCAACACGATCACGATCGCCTACGGCCAGCGGGACCTCCGTTCCGCGGTCCGCAGCCGCCTGCTCGCGCTGTGGCTGTTCATGGCCCAGGTCGCGACCGGCGTCATCCTGCTGCCCGCGCTGGTACTCGGGCCCAGCCTGCTCTCCGACCTGCTCGACGCCGGCCGGCACCCAGCTGTGGACGAGCTGCTGCGGGACGTCTTCTGGCCCGTGGTCGGCGTGGTGGCGCTGGCCATGCTGACGACGCTCTACCACCTCGCACTGCCCCAGCGACGCCCCTGGCGACGGGCGCTGCCGGGCGCCGCCCTCGCGCTGTTCCTCTGGCTGGTGGGCAGCTATCTGCTTCGGATGTACCTGGAGCTGGTCTTCAGCAACGAGCTTGTCTACGGCTCGCTCGCGGCACCGGTGGCGGCGCTGCTGTTCTTCTACATCACCGCGCTCGCGGTGCTGCTCGGCGCGGAGCTGAACGCCGCACTGGACGAACGACCGCCCCGCCCACGCCGGGGCGGTGAGCATCGGGCCCGTCCGCGCTAG
- a CDS encoding LCP family protein, whose amino-acid sequence MRRTVTACAALVSIVLLLGATTGWAVLRHYDGKVGRVELKFSDASARPAAAGAGTQNILLVGSDTRAGTGGEFGQTEGQRSDTTILAHLDADGSTTLLSFPRDLWVQIPAYTDSAGVAHEAQKSKLNAAFAYGGPSLLVRTIETLTNIRVDHYLQIDFVGFQAMTDALGGVTVCVKELSADLKARGFNNLSDRYSGWQGQVGTNTLNGEQALAFVRQRYGLPEGDIDRIRRQQQFLGVVFRSVASTSTLLNPKKLLDVVDAATSALTLDQNTSLADLRLLAIRMQGISSGAVTFATVPATPGRAGEQSVLLAKPDELAELLDKLGGAPQRSAAAPRTGDTTITSARAVNWSPAMAAHPARTASLVTQLDEVAPGTVMLAQAAPAPAEGAGCTY is encoded by the coding sequence ATGCGCCGCACCGTGACGGCGTGCGCGGCGCTCGTCTCGATCGTCCTTCTCCTGGGGGCGACCACCGGCTGGGCCGTGCTGCGGCACTACGACGGCAAGGTCGGGCGTGTGGAGCTGAAGTTCTCCGACGCCTCCGCGCGCCCGGCCGCGGCCGGGGCGGGCACGCAGAACATCCTTCTGGTCGGCTCTGACACCCGGGCCGGTACCGGGGGCGAGTTCGGGCAGACCGAAGGGCAACGGTCGGACACCACGATCCTGGCCCACCTCGATGCCGACGGCTCGACAACCCTGCTGTCCTTTCCTCGGGACCTCTGGGTCCAGATACCCGCCTACACCGACTCAGCCGGTGTCGCGCACGAGGCGCAGAAGTCCAAGCTCAACGCGGCCTTCGCCTACGGCGGGCCGTCGCTGCTCGTCCGCACGATCGAGACGCTCACCAACATCCGCGTCGATCACTACCTGCAGATCGACTTCGTGGGCTTCCAGGCGATGACGGACGCACTCGGCGGCGTGACGGTCTGCGTGAAGGAGCTGTCGGCCGATCTGAAGGCGCGCGGCTTTAACAACCTCAGCGACCGGTACTCCGGCTGGCAGGGGCAGGTCGGCACCAACACGCTCAACGGTGAGCAGGCCCTGGCGTTCGTCCGGCAGCGCTACGGCCTTCCGGAGGGCGACATCGACCGCATCCGTCGCCAGCAACAGTTCCTCGGTGTGGTCTTCAGATCGGTCGCCTCGACCAGCACGCTGCTGAACCCGAAGAAGCTCCTGGATGTCGTCGACGCGGCCACCTCCGCCCTGACCCTGGATCAGAACACCTCGCTGGCCGACCTGCGTCTGCTGGCCATCCGGATGCAGGGGATCAGCAGCGGTGCGGTGACCTTCGCGACCGTGCCGGCCACCCCGGGGAGGGCGGGCGAGCAGTCGGTACTCCTGGCGAAGCCCGATGAGCTGGCGGAGCTGTTGGACAAGCTTGGCGGCGCCCCGCAGCGCAGCGCCGCGGCACCCCGCACCGGCGACACGACGATCACGTCCGCACGTGCGGTGAACTGGTCACCCGCCATGGCCGCCCACCCGGCCAGGACGGCCAGCCTTGTGACGCAGCTCGACGAGGTGGCGCCTGGCACCGTCATGTTGGCCCAGGCCGCGCCCGCGCCGGCGGAGGGAGCCGGCTGCACCTACTGA
- the mobA gene encoding molybdenum cofactor guanylyltransferase codes for MTAPVPGALGAPGTQGALGAQGFQGAIGVRGFQGVQGDAEPWDALVLAGGAARRMGGDDKAVLSVGGARLLDRVLDAVAAARTVVVVGPQRPPVPGTRAVRWAREDPPGGGPVAAIAAGLRLVTATRVVVLAVDLPFLGAAEVHGLLDAVAAGGGPGGPQVALLSDPAQRPQYLAAAWRTVTLRAVLPVDPAGRSVRSLLAGQSVRTVAATERVCLDCDDPAALAVARAWAVSPVPVPDPGPGPGPGPLPE; via the coding sequence ATGACCGCGCCCGTCCCGGGCGCCCTCGGAGCCCCCGGTACCCAGGGAGCCCTCGGAGCTCAGGGATTCCAGGGAGCCATCGGAGTGCGAGGATTCCAGGGCGTTCAGGGCGACGCCGAGCCGTGGGACGCGCTCGTGCTGGCGGGTGGGGCGGCCCGGCGCATGGGCGGCGACGACAAGGCGGTGCTGAGCGTCGGCGGAGCCCGTCTGCTGGACCGGGTGCTCGACGCCGTGGCGGCGGCCCGCACGGTGGTCGTCGTCGGGCCGCAGCGCCCGCCGGTACCGGGCACGCGCGCGGTCAGGTGGGCCCGTGAGGACCCGCCCGGCGGCGGTCCGGTCGCCGCGATCGCCGCCGGTCTGCGGCTCGTCACGGCCACCCGGGTCGTCGTGCTGGCCGTGGACCTGCCGTTCCTCGGCGCCGCTGAGGTTCATGGCCTGCTGGACGCGGTGGCGGCCGGCGGTGGCCCCGGCGGCCCGCAGGTGGCGCTGCTGAGTGACCCGGCCCAGCGGCCGCAGTACCTTGCCGCCGCCTGGCGCACCGTCACGCTGCGAGCCGTACTGCCGGTCGACCCGGCCGGCCGGTCGGTGCGGTCGCTGCTCGCGGGCCAGTCGGTGCGCACCGTCGCCGCGACCGAGCGCGTCTGCCTGGACTGCGATGATCCGGCTGCCCTCGCCGTCGCCAGGGCCTGGGCCGTCAGCCCGGTCCCGGTCCCCGACCCGGGCCCAGGACCGGGACCGGGACCGCTCCCCGAGTAG
- a CDS encoding ABC transporter ATP-binding protein, with product MPEAVLRLENVTVRRDGVHLLRNVNWVVNQGERWVLLGPNGAGKTTLLQIASSRLFPTAGEVDLLGERMGRVNLQDIRYRVGVVSPVLSDKPPNHERVLDAVVTAGWSVLGRGREEYDEVDLKRAADLLSQFGCRSLSERSFGTLSEGERKRVQIARALMTDPELLLLDEPASGLDLGAREALLRRLTRFAADPGAPVTVLVSHHVEEIPVGVTHALLLRRGEVLAAGPAAEVLVSEHLSACFGLPLEVTAAAGRYSARLAAPGPRRPSASVSA from the coding sequence ATGCCGGAAGCGGTGCTGCGCCTAGAGAACGTCACGGTCAGGCGCGATGGGGTACACCTGTTGCGGAACGTGAACTGGGTGGTGAACCAGGGCGAGCGCTGGGTGCTGCTCGGCCCGAACGGCGCTGGTAAGACGACGCTTCTTCAGATCGCCTCGTCACGGCTGTTCCCGACCGCCGGCGAGGTTGATCTTCTCGGCGAGCGGATGGGCCGGGTCAATCTGCAGGACATTCGCTACCGGGTCGGGGTGGTCAGCCCGGTTCTCAGCGACAAGCCGCCGAACCACGAGCGGGTGCTCGACGCGGTGGTCACCGCGGGCTGGTCGGTGCTCGGGCGCGGCCGCGAGGAGTACGACGAGGTCGACCTCAAGCGGGCGGCGGATCTGCTGAGCCAGTTCGGTTGCCGGAGCCTGTCCGAGCGGAGCTTCGGCACCCTCTCCGAGGGAGAGCGTAAGCGCGTCCAGATCGCCCGCGCGCTGATGACCGACCCCGAGCTGCTGCTGCTGGACGAGCCGGCGAGCGGCCTCGACCTCGGTGCCCGGGAGGCGCTGCTGCGGCGGCTCACCCGCTTCGCGGCCGATCCCGGTGCTCCGGTCACGGTCCTTGTCAGCCATCACGTGGAGGAGATCCCCGTCGGGGTCACCCACGCGCTGCTGTTGCGCCGCGGCGAGGTTCTCGCGGCCGGCCCGGCGGCCGAGGTTCTGGTCTCCGAGCATCTGTCGGCCTGTTTCGGGCTTCCCCTGGAGGTGACGGCCGCGGCGGGCCGGTACTCGGCTCGACTGGCCGCTCCGGGGCCACGGCGACCGTCTGCTTCGGTCTCAGCCTGA
- the sepH gene encoding septation protein SepH — MRELRAVALSEDGGYLVLADAAGRSDAEQFRVAVDDRLRAALRGARRSEVRAESALTPREIQARLRAGETAADVARAAGIPVERVERYEGPVLAERARVVQEARAALLPKDPGGIPGRPLGEVVDSRLLSVQDDPETAQWDAWRRVDGIWLVQLTSDSRCARWTWDPVVRRVRPHDDAARALVAPESAEPPPAQPPTQPPARPGGPALTLVHDQGAAPAHPGAMGAAAGYSQPSSHPATPAAFPSAAVANATGYPPGGSSAGYGSTTDEAGYQPADHYSPQPDGDGFTPAAHGPATAGASVPAATAGREANDYERAGYAPAAPGRPGPEAGYRNEANGYDATGYEANGYGTARYDTAGSETTGDEARGYGTGHEADGDADGYRPTGYAPDRGGNSGHGAPRARSPEHTGPTRIGAGRNGGLRPTTEAGAVPERRVPADGSRRERAAGRHLAGTGPAASASDEFSAPSSTPAAPSAPSRPASAARRAAATPWPGGPGGLPGVPSRQAAGRRAAPPTGRFGSRDRTVAGSDDVSPVEHHAPADSHTPADSHVPADHSVPTGHDAPVSDRAGTAAPARITPHRPAQVREPAEAAGDEVTQSWAEPDDRQGFGTDGATGEQFESERLGFEDERLDRDGFEGDGFDGTAAAFDADLAAETVPDSEAVPAREPGSEPPHAGLPGQPAAAAASMAAAAEEPAAPRRAAAATRPPAAVAPEEPVAPAPTAPAAAVPAAETHDAGASRRPARRPAAAAAAAGGARRAPAARAATGRPQASATGTPAAAARAAGTTPAGTAPAGDFVPDERVPADAGAAQGSDAAAATAAATATADAAFDEAAATAPATAAEAAPTSADADSVEDATDGTSKTSKGNQTTAAGNRGRQNGTGRGSERPAGGRRGRKSVPAWDDIVFGARRP; from the coding sequence ATGCGCGAGCTGCGGGCGGTCGCACTCAGCGAGGACGGCGGCTACCTCGTACTCGCCGACGCAGCCGGGCGGAGCGACGCGGAACAGTTCCGTGTCGCCGTCGATGATCGACTACGGGCGGCCCTGCGCGGGGCCCGACGTAGTGAAGTACGCGCGGAAAGCGCGCTGACCCCCCGTGAGATCCAGGCGCGGCTGCGAGCCGGTGAGACCGCGGCGGACGTCGCGCGCGCCGCCGGCATCCCGGTCGAGCGGGTCGAGCGGTACGAGGGTCCCGTGCTCGCCGAACGTGCCCGAGTGGTCCAGGAGGCCCGGGCGGCGCTGCTGCCCAAGGATCCCGGCGGGATCCCCGGGCGCCCGCTTGGTGAGGTCGTCGACTCACGCCTGCTCAGCGTCCAGGACGACCCGGAGACCGCCCAGTGGGACGCCTGGCGCCGCGTGGACGGGATCTGGCTGGTTCAGCTCACCTCCGACAGTCGCTGCGCCCGCTGGACGTGGGACCCGGTGGTCCGTCGCGTGCGCCCGCACGACGACGCCGCCCGCGCGCTGGTCGCCCCCGAGTCCGCCGAGCCCCCGCCGGCGCAGCCGCCCACACAGCCACCGGCACGCCCCGGCGGACCCGCGCTCACGCTCGTGCATGACCAGGGGGCCGCACCGGCTCACCCGGGCGCGATGGGCGCTGCCGCGGGCTACAGCCAGCCGTCGTCGCATCCCGCCACGCCGGCGGCCTTCCCGTCCGCGGCGGTCGCGAACGCGACGGGCTACCCGCCGGGCGGCTCCTCCGCCGGGTACGGATCCACCACGGACGAGGCCGGTTACCAGCCCGCCGACCACTACTCACCGCAGCCTGACGGCGACGGATTCACCCCGGCCGCGCACGGGCCGGCCACGGCCGGCGCATCCGTCCCGGCCGCCACCGCCGGCCGGGAGGCCAACGACTACGAGCGGGCCGGCTACGCCCCGGCCGCGCCCGGTCGGCCGGGGCCCGAGGCCGGGTACCGCAACGAGGCCAACGGCTACGACGCCACGGGCTACGAGGCCAACGGCTACGGCACCGCCCGGTACGACACCGCCGGGTCCGAGACCACCGGCGACGAGGCCCGTGGATACGGCACCGGCCATGAGGCCGATGGTGACGCGGACGGATACCGGCCCACCGGCTATGCGCCCGACCGCGGCGGCAACTCCGGCCACGGCGCCCCCCGTGCCAGGTCACCCGAGCACACCGGGCCGACCCGGATCGGCGCTGGCCGCAACGGCGGGCTGCGCCCCACCACGGAAGCCGGCGCGGTGCCGGAACGGCGCGTCCCCGCCGACGGGTCCAGGAGGGAACGCGCCGCAGGCAGACACCTCGCCGGTACCGGCCCCGCTGCCAGCGCCTCCGACGAGTTCTCGGCCCCATCCAGCACCCCCGCCGCGCCGTCCGCGCCGAGCCGCCCAGCATCCGCCGCGCGCCGCGCGGCCGCCACCCCGTGGCCCGGAGGCCCCGGTGGGCTGCCCGGCGTTCCCAGCCGGCAGGCAGCCGGCCGGCGCGCGGCGCCGCCGACGGGCAGGTTCGGATCCCGCGACCGCACGGTCGCGGGATCCGACGACGTGTCGCCGGTCGAACACCACGCTCCCGCCGACAGCCACACTCCTGCCGACAGCCACGTTCCTGCCGACCACAGCGTGCCCACCGGCCACGACGCTCCGGTCAGCGACCGGGCGGGTACCGCCGCCCCCGCCCGGATCACGCCGCACCGGCCCGCGCAGGTCCGTGAGCCGGCGGAGGCTGCCGGCGACGAGGTTACGCAGAGCTGGGCCGAGCCGGACGACCGCCAGGGATTCGGGACCGACGGCGCCACCGGCGAACAGTTCGAGAGCGAACGGCTCGGATTCGAGGACGAGCGGCTCGACCGCGACGGTTTCGAGGGCGACGGTTTCGACGGCACAGCGGCGGCATTCGACGCCGACCTCGCGGCCGAGACCGTCCCAGATAGCGAGGCCGTCCCGGCCCGGGAGCCGGGCAGCGAGCCGCCACACGCGGGCCTGCCAGGCCAACCCGCTGCCGCTGCCGCGAGCATGGCTGCGGCGGCGGAGGAGCCGGCAGCGCCGCGACGCGCGGCCGCGGCTACCCGGCCGCCGGCGGCGGTCGCGCCCGAGGAGCCCGTGGCACCCGCCCCGACCGCGCCCGCAGCCGCTGTGCCCGCCGCCGAGACCCACGACGCCGGGGCGAGTCGACGGCCAGCGCGGCGCCCCGCCGCGGCCGCCGCGGCGGCCGGAGGGGCCCGCCGGGCGCCGGCAGCCCGGGCCGCGACCGGACGGCCGCAGGCCTCCGCCACCGGCACGCCCGCGGCGGCCGCACGCGCCGCCGGCACCACACCAGCCGGCACCGCGCCAGCCGGTGACTTCGTTCCGGACGAGCGGGTGCCCGCTGACGCCGGCGCAGCCCAAGGCTCAGACGCCGCCGCGGCCACCGCCGCCGCCACCGCCACCGCTGACGCCGCGTTCGACGAGGCTGCCGCCACCGCACCGGCGACGGCGGCCGAAGCCGCGCCGACCTCGGCGGATGCCGACAGTGTGGAAGACGCCACGGACGGCACCTCGAAGACGTCCAAGGGCAATCAGACCACTGCTGCGGGTAATCGTGGGCGCCAGAACGGGACAGGTCGTGGCAGCGAACGTCCCGCAGGCGGTCGACGCGGACGCAAGTCGGTGCCAGCATGGGACGACATCGTGTTTGGTGCTCGCCGGCCCTGA